From the genome of Nicotiana tabacum cultivar K326 chromosome 17, ASM71507v2, whole genome shotgun sequence:
TTCCGTGTTTAACTTGACTAGACTTAAGACTGGCAACCAACTCTTTCTCCAGTGTCAGGAAATCCAAGGAGTGTTAGCTTTAAAGTAACACACGTGTAAACCAGGTGGCTAAGAATCGTTAATAACCATAACTAGACTAGATACTCCAATAGTAAATCAGTCCCCAAAACTCACCCCCTCACTAATCCCATTGTTGCAGTATTCTTGTTTATACGGATCCAGTAATATTGCAATCCAGGAAAGATCAAACCACAAAATGCATCTGTAATTGTGTGTTTTGTGGACGTCTCTTCAACGTTCAACCAAACGAAACGGCCATCTAATATACCCTCGACCGAATACCTAGCTAAAAgacccccctctctctctctctctctagtttTTCCAGCCAGAAGTGGTAGGAACAGGATCTGCTACAATCTTTATTCTAATTCCTACAGCAAAATGAAGATAAAAGTAGTTCATCGAAGTGAACACCCAACTCAAGAACATCGTATTTTCTATCCAGATACGCCCAAGAAGGAAGTTTTTGATGAGGAACCACTTGGAACTCAACTCCCTGAACCTGAACCTGAACCTGAGCCTGATTCTGCAATACCCAACTCAAGCAAAGACAACAATTTGAATCTTGTTGATGCTTCCAACCCAATTAACTCTGTAGTCCCATCTGCTCAAACTCCCTCTTCTTCCTTGCTGGTATTTCTTTTTGCTCTAATTTGTACAAGTTTTGTTTTGCTCTTTGCCTGTCTTGATTTACTGAATTGATTGTTGGATCTGGGTTCCAATGTTGTTCAGGGTAAAAGGAGGAGGAAACCCAAGGAGATGATTGATCAGATTTCACCAATTCCCATCAGGAGGAGGGCAATCAAGAAACAACCTTCTGCTTCTCAATCCAACAATGTGAGATACCCTTCTCTTAAATCAACTATGGATCACTTGATATTTGGTCAAATTTGTTGTTATACTCTAGCCTGATTATAACCTTACATTTATTCCCTCTTGTTTGCTGATAAAGATTCAACTAACTGCTACAGTAATTTGCAACACCAAGTCTCTCTAACTGCTCGACCCTCGTTGACAATTAGGATCTCTTCAATTGCAACTTGCATGGACCTGGGACGGGAAAATTTTAGCAAACAGGCTGATGTAAAATGAAACCCGCATTGTGTCTAGCCTAAGCCGGCTATCAAGTTACTTAAGCAACCACAACATTTCCCTGTTGAAAAGACCTATTTCTGTTATAGGTTTCGTTAATTAGTCCTTTCAGGTTTTTTGTACGCTTAAATCTAAATGTGAACTGGTTCTTATTAGGGATTTGATCAGTTTAAATAGGGTGGCAATGTAATATGACGTAGAGTTTCTAAAGTAGGAGTGATCACTACAGGAGATGAAACTAGTTGTGACAGCTGAGCACATCATGAATGGAGCTTAATTGGGGTTGACTTAAAGTTGATTCAAACTCATAAAAAATTTGTATTTGCTAACTAGAAGTCTAAGTTTGGTCTAGGACTATCTGGAGTGGCTTCAGATTACTCCCATTGGTTAATACTATAATGGGAGGAAATGAGCTTTCAGTTTTTCTGTTATTATTTTGAATAACAAAATAAGttacaaaatttgagatttataaAGTGCAAACTGCATTCTCATTCCCACTCCGTGATGCCAAATACGTAGCTCACTTGGTAGTAATCCCTTTTACTGGGTATCATTTTCCTAACTGTTGCATTCGATATTAAGATAGTATTTCAGGAGATCTCTGTTGTTATGCCAATTTTAGATTCAGAAAATAGTTGTGATCTTACAAAATTTCCTACATTATCTAGTTTTAGTCGCGTTCCATGACTGTTTATATGTACCAATAAATGATATTAACAGCTCTATTGCTGTTCCGCTTATTCTTGAGCAGGCAGTAGCTGATGCTGGGGGCAAGTCAATTATGTGAGTGTTTTTGTATAACATATTCTTTGAATATTCTTACACAATTGTAACCTTTGATACTTGAGAGTGAcagtttttttgtattttcattaagCACCAAACAAGAGAGGGCTACAGCTGATGGGTCTGGTAGTGCTACCCAAATGAAATCACCAATCATCATTCGAGCAGAGGAGTTCCTGTCAAGTATAGGGAATGAATATCCCAGCTTCATGAAATTATTAGTTAGATCACATGTTGGTAGTTGTTTTTGGATGGTGAGTTTTGTCTAAACAACTTAGCTTTGGATTTAGTTAAGGAAATATTTACTTAACCCTGTAACTTTGTTTACTACCATCCATACAATAGGGACTTCCGGTGCCATTTTGCAAGAACCATCTACCAAGAAAGGACACCCCAGTTATTCTTGAAAGCGAGACCGGCGAAGAATTTGAGATAAAATATATTGCTGAAAAGACCGGACTTAGTGCAGGATGGAGAAAGTATTGCACTGCTCACAAGTTGGTTGAGGGAGATGTTTTAGTTTTCCAACTAGTTGCGCCTACTAGATTCAAGGTGACACTCCAAGTTTCTTTTTTTAAACATCTTTTTGCATGTTTGAACTAAGCTTTATGCATCGGTTATATGCCATAGCCTACTAGTCCATCTACCTGTACAAAGTGCAGCAGATAACTGCGGTTACTGATAAGTgggattgattttctttttcccatttCCTGGCATATAAGAATGACGTCACCATGTAAAACCAACTTATCCACATGTGACACGTCTATCAGAATTCTGCAACAGGAGTGTGAATTGCAGTAAAAACAATTTCAGCCGGTGCTGAACTATTCAAGTCAATCATGGAGAGCAGGCATGTTAATCTGTTATAGGTTTGTAAAGAGAACTATCATCGTTGTAAGGTTTGTAGGTATCTGTATTCTGTGAAGAGCTTGTCCCCGGTAAAGGATTCATTTTTCTTTAGTCTATCGTGGATCCAGATAGAGTATACTATTTGCCGTGGTACACTTCTTGCTTGGTTCCCAGTGTTGTTCTGCTAAGGTCTCATAAATAGTCTCTGGACACTGTCTTATCAGCATTACGTTAAGCCCCATATGCCTTCGCTTTAGCAGTTGAACAACTGGATTTATAACAGTCGGCTAAGTCCTAGAACTGAAATTAACAGCCTTCAAactggcacggcatcaccattgATGTCAACCAAGTAAGGTTAAGTAATCTAACTTGTTTTACGCTAGCATAAGATGCATCTAATGACGAGATAAGCAGTCATTACTTGATTCCTCATGTAGGAAGAgtttttttcataaaataattgacTCAACTGTGGATAGAGATGGAATTTTAGCTGTATATTATATTTCACACCATTCAGGAGATTGTTGTGACCTTAACTTAGCTTGTGTAGTTATATGTCAACATGTGTGTTTAACTCTTTTAAAAATTGATCAACATTAGATTCTATGGAAAAACATTGGAGCAAGCAAACTTAATCCTTAAAGGAGCTTCTGTTTACAGGCCAAGCATCTATCAAGGTATCTTTTGGTAGGAATAAATATATGAGCGATACTATTTGTATGAATTTACATGTTTTCAACTTAACTATTGGGTCACATGGTACCTAAAATTGAGTGCAGGTATGCACTTGCTAGTCTTACTCGAGGAAACATTCCACGAAATATTGTGGATTCTTTTTAAGGTACCAAAAATAAGAGGATACCAATTAGTCTTGTCATTGAGTGCATGCTTTTACTGCAAAGAATGGAGAAGATGGAAAATGTATGTCGCAATTCCTTTTACTGCAAAGAATGGAGAAGGTGGAAAATGTATGTCGTAGTGGATAAACATAATTATGGCAGACAACATCATTTGTATGCCACAGTGACACAGTCTAAACAATTGAAGGTGGGGATGATTATTGAGTTTGTGCAACGGCTGTTTATTAGGGGCATAGAGAATCACAAATACGTTATTTCCATAGCAGCACTTGATGTTTACCAATTTTACAGGCTTGAGAGTCAACTTCTGATTGAATTAGGGCTATTAAAAAACTGCTCTATGAATTTATATGAATTCTTATCCAGCTAACAGCATGATAAAATCCATTGCAAGTGATGATGGTTTTCATCATAGGTCTACTATCAGATATTATACGACATCTCAGTATGAATTGTCACCATGAAGTGAAGCAGAAATGTGGAAATTGAAGAATAGGTTTTTCTAACTTCAAATTCACAGATCTTTAGCAGCAATCTTAATCTGAACTTTGTTTCTGAATTCATAGGTATACGTCATAAGAGCGAATGATCTAAAGGAGGTGGATGGCGCTCTTAGCCTTCTAAATTTGGATGCACCACCCAAGCAAAGTGATGCAGGTCAGTAAGTAAATTTTATACCGGTCATACTGTGAAACATAGTATATTTTGCGGTCTTTTCTGGTCCTTCTAAGCAACTTGTTTCCAACTTGTGACATGTCAGAGGGAGCTTCTGCTCATAACTTAAAGAAGCGTCAAAAGAAGTCTCTTCCCATAACTGTTGTGCATAGGAGGAGACGAAAGGCGGATCTGAGTAAACAACTTCTGGCACTGGAGGCACAGTCGGGAAATGATAGCGATGAGGTTGCTTCAGAAATTTTAGAGGGCTCAAGGTCCTCTGGACTTGCTGTTAATTTTAGAGACATTAAGAGCCTTGAGGAGTTCCACATTTTGGTGAATGGAGTATGCATAGACTCTGAACTTCCTGAAGATATAAGAAGAAAGTACTACGAGTTATGCTGCAATAAAAGCGCTTTTCTTCATGATCGTCTTCTACAAGGCCTTCATTGTAAGTTGGTTGCTGGTGTGATTTTTGAAGTCGTCAACATTGCCGATGCGATAAGAGCTTGCAAGCTCACCACCCAGCGAACGG
Proteins encoded in this window:
- the LOC107801606 gene encoding B3 domain-containing protein Os01g0234100-like, encoding MKIKVVHRSEHPTQEHRIFYPDTPKKEVFDEEPLGTQLPEPEPEPEPDSAIPNSSKDNNLNLVDASNPINSVVPSAQTPSSSLLGKRRRKPKEMIDQISPIPIRRRAIKKQPSASQSNNAVADAGGKSIITKQERATADGSGSATQMKSPIIIRAEEFLSSIGNEYPSFMKLLVRSHVGSCFWMGLPVPFCKNHLPRKDTPVILESETGEEFEIKYIAEKTGLSAGWRKYCTAHKLVEGDVLVFQLVAPTRFKVYVIRANDLKEVDGALSLLNLDAPPKQSDAEGASAHNLKKRQKKSLPITVVHRRRRKADLSKQLLALEAQSGNDSDEVASEILEGSRSSGLAVNFRDIKSLEEFHILVNGVCIDSELPEDIRRKYYELCCNKSAFLHDRLLQGLHCKLVAGVIFEVVNIADAIRACKLTTQRTEFDIWEKSLKSFELLGMNVGFLRTRLRWLVSLAFDSEGASDTKRYWEAKNEWSRAEDEMRNLETKLVELKKASETYGADVEALKSKAESYELMFQGEVNAPW